The Mauremys reevesii isolate NIE-2019 linkage group 1, ASM1616193v1, whole genome shotgun sequence genome has a segment encoding these proteins:
- the SPAM1 gene encoding hyaluronidase PH-20, with protein sequence MPLYILSHSLTEMETLRQDRSFGSFVATNRASWLVFIIILVTCCSSLHIRARPLIPNSPFLSIWNAPTELCTEKTRVQLDMRLFHLVGSTLKTSTEQSITIFYANRLGNYPYIDENTGETFNGGIPQLCSMEHHLKKANDDINFYMPSDELVGLAVIDWENWRPLWIRNWSSKDIYRQVSVEFVQQKDLSLSETQARTLAKMEFEDAAKSLMLQSLKLGISMKPNHLWGYYLYPDCYNYDYKQNPHNYTGSCLDIEIARNNELNWLWEESTALYPSVYLETALRSSKNAPLFVRNRVQEAIRVSNVSNSTCPLPIFVYTRPVFTDFNQEYLSQDDLVNTIGESAALGVSGIVIWGDLNLTLSVSTCRTLDSYLRHTLNPYIINVTMAAKICSQVLCHDSGACARKNWNSSDYLHLNPENFVIQISRNGNYAIQGQPSFQDLQRFIEKFYCRCYAGYNCEPSVDINDIHYINACISEDICVQVSLNSLSNVEAPGGRASSSTSIFSFTPQRNITLPAHNATGFQQTIWNNTFNVSTAGHINAPTNSSGDLKITNTHSFSSSSSDEMKILDVVCLILILRNLI encoded by the exons ATGCCATTGTACATACTGAGCCATTCACTAACTGAAATGGAAACCCTAAGGCAAGACCGAAGCTTTGGTAGCTTTGTTGCCACTAACAGAGCATCCTGGCTGGTGTTCATCATTATTCTAGTTACTTGCTGCTCATCTTTGCATATAAGAGCCCGTCCTCTCATCCCCAATTCTCCTTTCCTCTCCATCTGGAATGCTCCTACAGAGCTTTGCACTGAGAAGACTCGAGTGCAGCTGGATATGAGACTCTTCCACTTGGTAGGAAGCACACTAAAGACATCCACTGAGCAGAGTATTACTATATTCTATGCTAACAGGCTGGGCAATTATCCTTACATAGATGAGAACACAGGTGAGACGTTTAATGGTGGGATCCCCCAACTCTGTTCCATGGAGCATCATTTAAAGAAAGCCAATGATGACATTAATTTTTACATGCCTTCAGATGAACTGGTTGGCTTGGCTGTCATCGACTGGGAAAACTGGAGGCCACTATGGATACGGAACTGGAGCTCGAAAGACATTTACAGACAGGTGTCTGTTGAGTTTGTTCAGCAAAAAGATTTAAGCCTATCAGAAACCCAAGCCAGGACTTTAGCCAAAATGGAATTTGAAGATGCAGCAAAATCACTTATGTTGCAATCTTTAAAACTGGGAATATCAATGAAGCCAAATCATTTGTGGGGATATTACCTTTACCCTGACTGCTATAACTATGATTACAAGCAAAATCCCCACAATTATACAGGAAGCTGTTTAGATATTGAAATAGCAAGAAATAATGAGCTTAATTGGTTGTGGGAGGAAAGCACAGCACTTTACCCATCTGTCTATCTGGAAACGGCCTTGAGATCTTCCAAAAATGCACCACTCTTTGTTCGTAATAGAGTTCAAGAAGCCATTAGAGTTTCTAATGTTTCAAATTCCACCTGTCCACTTCCCATTTTTGTATATACACGTCCAGTATTCACAGATTTCAATCAGGAATATCTCTCTCAG GATGACCTTGTAAATACCATTGGAGAATCTGCTGCATTAGGGGTGTCTGGAATTGTAATCTGGGGAGACCTGAATTTAACATTGAGTGTG AGCACTTGCAGGACTCTGGACAGCTACCTTAGGCACACTCTGAACCCTTACATCATCAATGTAACGATGGCAGCCAAAATCTGTAGTCAGGTATTATGCCATGACTCTGGTGCATGTGCACGAAAGAATTGGAACTCCAGTGACTATCTTCATCTGAACCCAGAGAATTTTGTCATTCAGATTTCAAGGAATGGGAATTATGCCATACAAGGGCAGCCATCATTTCAGGATCTGCAGCGATTTATAGAAAAATTTTATTGCCGCTGTTATGCAGGCTACAATTGTGAACCTAGTGTTGATATAAATGACATCCACTACATCAATGCCTGCATTTCAGAAGATATTTGTGTTCAAGTATCTTTAAATTCACTTTCTAATGTAGAAGCCCCTGGGGGCAGAGCCTCTTCCAGCACGAGTATATTTTCATTTACCCCACAGAGAAACATAACATTACCTGCACATAATGCAACAGGTTTTCAGCAAACTATTTGGAATAACACATTCAACGTATCTACTGCAGGACACATCAATGCCCCAACTAACAGTAGTGGTGATTTAAAGATAACCAATACTCATAGCTTCAGTAGTTCATCGTCTGATGAGATGAAGATATTGGATGTGGTTTGTTTAATTCTAATTTTGAGAAACCTAATCTAA